The nucleotide window CGCGATATCGATCGTACGAAGCGGATGCTCTATCATCGCTGAGACGGGAGCCTGAGTGTCCGAGAAGGAAGCCACAGCCCGCATCAAGATCAATAAGCTGCTCGAAGCAGCCGGCTGGCGCTTCTTTCCGGAGGGCAACCGGCCTGCCAACATCTGTCTCGAGCTGGCTGTCGCCGTCACGGCGGCGATCAGCCTCTCCAAGTTACTCGCCAGGGAACTGGCCCCTCACAATATCCTGGTCAACAGCGTCGCGCCCGGCTCGACGCTCTTTCCGGGCGGCTCGTGGGACAAACGACAGCGCGAAAACCCGGCGCAGATCGCCCAGTTCATTAAGGACGAGCTTCCGCTCGGCCGATTCGGCCGCCCCGAAGAAGTCGCAGCCGTCGTCGTCTTCCTGGCGTCCCAACAGGCCAGCCTGATGACCGGCGCGTGCGTCACTGTCGATGGCTGTCAGTCGCGCTCGCTCATCTGACCCCCGCTCCTTTGTGCCCTCGACCATCATGCTCTTAGCGAGGTTGCGCGACGGGTCCACGTGGCATGTAGATGACATTGACGACCTGGGTTCACAATGGAGTATACTTTCAAGGGATGATCACCACCCCTTGGAATGATCGCCACCCGCATAGGATCGCGCTACCAAAGATGCGACTCTCGTTTTCTAGCAGGAACTCCTGAGGCACACCGATCTCACCGCCACGATGATCGACACCCCTGCGTTGGACTGAGGAGGAAGGGTGTCCAGAGTCCGGTTGAGAGCCTCAGATGTGCTTCGCGCAGTTCTCTGGTGGAAGGCTGGATAGGCTGATATAGGTGTGCGTCTGCTGTTATCGGGATTCATGCAAATCGCTTGTTAAGTGCTAGAAAAGATTATAAAGTTGTGACCATCTTCATGAACGGCACGGTGAGATAGGGTTTCGCCCGCGTGTACCGGAATGACGGTGACTCGGCTGTCCGGGTGACTGAGGTAATGATGACCCCCCTTCACACGGATTACCTGGAACCCGGCCCTTCGAAGCGCCGCGATGAGTTCCTTCCCCCGGATCCGCAACTGTTCGTAACTGGGGCGATTCTGCTGCCTTTCTAGGACCTTGTCAAGTCCGTACGCTCTATGCTCCGGGGGCAGGTAGAGGTAATGATCCTCTGCGAGAGGGCATGTTGTGGGGTTGAATCGGGCGGGTAAGTGTGATAGCGTGACGCTGAAGCAGCGAACAGCCTGCAGCGGTCAGCTATCGGTGAAAGAGAAAAGTCTCCGTGGATAATGGGACGAGATTGTTACTCAGGCAGCTTCCCTCGGTGGATGAGCTGTTGCAGGAGCCGTCGATCCGAGAGATGGCGCAGACGCTGCCGCGCTGGGCGGTCGTTGAGGCGATTCGAGAGGTGTTGGAGCGTCGGCGGCGGATGATCGCCAAGGGCCAGTCCGGATCGACGCCGTCCGATCTGTCATCCAGGACCGCGTTGGTGGCCGAGGCGCAACAGATCGCGGCACGGCTGAGTCGGCCGACGTTGCGGCGTCTTATTAATGCGACAGGCGTGGTCATTCATACGAACTTCGGTCGCGCCCCGCTGGCCGAGCCGGCCATCGAGCGGGTAGTCGAGGCGGCTCGGGGCTACTCGAATCTGGAGTATGACCTCGAACGGGGCGACCGCGGGTCCCGGCAGGAGCACGTGGAACAGCTCTTATGCCGTCTTACCGGGGCCGAGGCCGCGCTTGCGGTCAACAATAATGCGGCAGCGGTGCTGCTCGCCATCAATACGCTGGCCGAAGGGAAGGAGGTCATCGTTTCGCGCGGGGAGCTGGTGGAGATCGGCGACTCGTTCCGGATCCCTGATATCATGCGTCGCGCAGGCGGGATCCTGCGGGAAGTCGGGACCACTAACCGGACCTATCTGAGGGATTACGAGGACGCTGTCGGAGCGGCGAGCGCGATGCTCCTCAAGGTCCATACCAGCAACTTCCGTATCCAGGGCTTTACCAACCAGGTGCCGGTGACCGAGTTGGCCGGGCTGGGCGAGAAGGCCGGTCTGCCGGTGGTGGAGGATGTAGGGAGCGGCGCCCTCGTTGATCTGTCACAGCTCGGGCTTTCCAGGGAGCCGATGCCCTCGGAGAGTATCCGTGCCGGGGCGGACCTGATAACCTTCAGCGGGGATAAATTGTTGGGAGGTCCCCAGGCAGGCCTGATCGTAGGGAAGCGAGCACTGGTCGAGAGGCTCCGCCGCAATCCGCTCGCGCGCGCGGTGCGGATCGACAAGCTCTCGTTGGCCGCGCTGGAGGCGACGCTGCGCCTCTACCTCGACGAGGGGCAAGCCGTAGCCCACGTTCCGGTACTTCGAGCGCTGGCGATGCCGCTTCATGAGATCGAGCGGCGGGCCGTGTATCTGCGCGACCGAATTGCCGCATACGCCGCGGGTCACCTGGAGGTCTCGATCATCGAGGGAACCTCAGAGGTCGGTGGTGGCGCGCTGCCACTCGAAGCGATCCCCACGCGACTGGTGACCGTACAGGGCGTCGGCCTGAGCGCGCCGGTGTTGGAAGGGCGCCTGCGGCGGACCGACCCGCCGGTGATGGTTCGGATCAAGGACGACCGGATTGTCCTGGATCCCCGCACCGTCTCGGAAGACGAGCTGGACACGCTGGCCAATCTGATGGCCTCGGTTGTTGCATCGTAGAGATTCAAAGTGCGAGGCATAAAATCCCCACACCCCCCCTTTTCAAAAAGGGGGGCACGGGGGGATTTGGGGTAGGAGGGTTGGAAGGTGTCGTGCGTAAGGAAACGATTGTGAGGTGGGACGGCCGATGCGCGGGCTATTTGTAACCTTTGAGGGGGGCGAGGGGTCCGGGAAGACGACCCAGCTCAAACTGTTGGCGAATCGCATTCGCGCCTCCGGTCAAGAGGTCATCGAATCGCACGATCCAGGCGGGACCGGCATCGGGAAGGAGATTCGGACGCTGCTGCTCGATCCGGGACCGGCTCCTATCAGTGCCGCCACGGAACTGCTGCTGTATGAGGCC belongs to Candidatus Methylomirabilis lanthanidiphila and includes:
- a CDS encoding short-chain dehydrogenase; its protein translation is MSEKEATARIKINKLLEAAGWRFFPEGNRPANICLELAVAVTAAISLSKLLARELAPHNILVNSVAPGSTLFPGGSWDKRQRENPAQIAQFIKDELPLGRFGRPEEVAAVVVFLASQQASLMTGACVTVDGCQSRSLI
- a CDS encoding selenocysteine synthase, whose product is MDNGTRLLLRQLPSVDELLQEPSIREMAQTLPRWAVVEAIREVLERRRRMIAKGQSGSTPSDLSSRTALVAEAQQIAARLSRPTLRRLINATGVVIHTNFGRAPLAEPAIERVVEAARGYSNLEYDLERGDRGSRQEHVEQLLCRLTGAEAALAVNNNAAAVLLAINTLAEGKEVIVSRGELVEIGDSFRIPDIMRRAGGILREVGTTNRTYLRDYEDAVGAASAMLLKVHTSNFRIQGFTNQVPVTELAGLGEKAGLPVVEDVGSGALVDLSQLGLSREPMPSESIRAGADLITFSGDKLLGGPQAGLIVGKRALVERLRRNPLARAVRIDKLSLAALEATLRLYLDEGQAVAHVPVLRALAMPLHEIERRAVYLRDRIAAYAAGHLEVSIIEGTSEVGGGALPLEAIPTRLVTVQGVGLSAPVLEGRLRRTDPPVMVRIKDDRIVLDPRTVSEDELDTLANLMASVVAS